The region atCAGACTAAGAAAATGCAGAACAAGAACAATAAAAGAAGTAACTAGGCACACACGGAGGTGGGTACACCTTATGGTAAAATGACCATACTGCCTTTATACGGTTTGTGTGGTGAGTGTACCGAAGCAAGGCTGAGACATTGTTTCTTAATATATCTTTAATATGACTATCTGTCGCATGGATGCTGCTGGAttttgtttgttttattttgcCCCTGTTAGTACATATTTACTTTCACTTATAGCCGTAGAACGATTGTTCTATGAATTGCGgttccaaaagaaaagaaaaaactcccATCTTCACCCGTTAATCGACCAATTCCTTGACGAGCCAGAGAAGCCAGTCACAGGAACATGGTGCTTGAGCAAATCGTGGAGATGTTGCAACTTGCAGGCTGCTGTTGCATTGCAATATCTTTAGTGTGTGCGTGCTTTATACGAGTGATAGATGGTGCAGCAATTTTTTGAGCTTCGGTTTCACGTGATGTCAAGGGGAAGTCACCCTCTGGCCACACGCAGTCCACAGTTCACACTTCACAGCTACTGCCGCCTTTCAGTTTTCCTGGAAcagatttttttttcgaaaaggagtttTCCTGGAACAGATGCCTGCTCGGGGCCGTCCTACGGGAGCCTTTGCTACACCCTAAACGAGAAACGAATTATTCTGCTCAGTTGGCTGGCCAAAGCGCTCGTCTCTCACCGGCACACAGACGCTTCTCCGTCTCTAAAAAACCCTCTCCGCACGGGCACGCCATGGACAATCCTCCGGCCGGCAACGTGGTCAATCCTCCGGCAGCTGCGGCGGCGGGCAACAACGTGGCGGATCCTCTTCCTCCGGCGGCGGCAGCAGAAGCAGACATCGTGGCCAAtcctcctccggcggcggcggcagcagcagcagcaaacaACGTGGCCAATCCTCCAGCGGCGCCGGTAATGTGATTCACAAGATCATTTCTGTCAACATAGAACGATGCTGCTTCTTTTCCTTACTTAATTGTGCCTTGTTTTCTCTACCCTACCGGTAATAATTAATAAATCAGTCAAGTTAGCAGTTCGTGACGATCGTTTCTGTGGAATTAAGGCGTTTTGGCATTTGGTTCAAGCCAAAGCCTACAGCGCCAGTTCAAGTTCCTTACATACGTACGCGTTCTTGGTGTACATCGCCGGCATTTTTTTCTGTGATGATTCTGCTGATGCAGAAACCATGGAATCGGGAGTAGATACATGAGCGTACCTG is a window of Triticum dicoccoides isolate Atlit2015 ecotype Zavitan chromosome 2B, WEW_v2.0, whole genome shotgun sequence DNA encoding:
- the LOC119367647 gene encoding ice-structuring protein-like translates to MDNPPAGNVVNPPAAAAAGNNVADPLPPAAAAEADIVANPPPAAAAAAAANNVANPPAAPGPAAVDARWKKEDKTHAIIFLVAAAIALLLVVLLIIHPWKK